From Haloarcula hispanica ATCC 33960, the proteins below share one genomic window:
- a CDS encoding aminotransferase class IV: MQYHVDGDLVPEDEATVSVRDRGFMYGDAAFETLRAYGGEPFRWDAHRDRLQRTAETLGFADAVPGDLRERVDETLAANDLDEAYVRLSVTRGVQPGKLTPGSDVDPTVVVICKGLPKGGLEGGRVWDEPASVQTVRTRRIPSEAVPADAKTHNYLNGILGRLELRKAAAGGEPADECLIRDTDGNLAEGATSNLFFVTDNGLRTPSTDLDLLPGVTRDVVMDIARGEDFPVETGHYSLDALRDADEAFLTNSTWEIRPVSTVDGISVGSGPMTKLLQRLFDERIEERYY, from the coding sequence CCTCGTCCCCGAAGACGAGGCGACGGTGTCAGTGCGCGACCGCGGGTTCATGTACGGCGACGCGGCGTTCGAAACGCTCCGGGCCTACGGCGGCGAGCCGTTCCGGTGGGATGCCCATCGCGACCGCCTCCAGCGGACGGCCGAGACGCTGGGGTTTGCCGACGCCGTGCCTGGTGACCTCCGGGAGCGCGTCGACGAGACGCTCGCGGCCAACGACCTCGACGAGGCGTACGTCCGGCTGTCGGTCACGCGGGGCGTCCAGCCTGGGAAGCTCACGCCGGGGAGCGATGTCGACCCGACGGTCGTCGTCATCTGCAAGGGGCTCCCGAAGGGTGGGTTAGAGGGGGGACGCGTCTGGGACGAGCCGGCGTCGGTCCAGACGGTCCGGACCCGGCGGATTCCGAGCGAGGCCGTCCCGGCGGACGCGAAGACCCACAACTACCTCAACGGGATTCTCGGCCGGCTCGAACTCCGAAAGGCCGCCGCTGGCGGCGAACCAGCCGACGAGTGTCTCATCCGGGACACGGACGGGAACCTTGCAGAAGGGGCGACGAGCAACCTCTTTTTCGTCACGGACAACGGCCTCCGGACGCCGAGTACGGATCTGGACCTACTGCCGGGGGTCACCCGCGACGTGGTAATGGACATCGCTCGCGGCGAGGATTTCCCTGTCGAGACCGGTCACTATTCGCTCGATGCCCTGCGTGACGCCGACGAGGCGTTTCTCACCAACTCGACGTGGGAGATCCGCCCCGTTTCGACCGTCGACGGTATCTCCGTGGGGAGCGGGCCGATGACGAAGCTCCTTCAGCGGCTGTTCGACGAGCGAATCGAGGAGCGGTACTACTGA
- a CDS encoding alpha-amylase domain-containing protein, translating into MNRPRITGSKQASRRTVLKGIGVLGAAVFGTAASVGSSAAVGDSAVYQYYHTDWTEITATLETVAQQGYDAIQVPPAQRSRLDRSHQNGVTDPPLGYQPVDLTDFNSVFGTEDEYEAMVQEAHNQDLDVVADAVINHMAANDDFRDAPGITFADLPRFSERDFHPKDDINYDNPESVEDDWLVGLKDLKQESAYVRGELQAYVQKYADLGVDGIRWDAAKHVPESFFADYANQWADDLDLWTVGEVLDGDIGVCQGYADTGMSVTDYPLYYTMKEEAFHSDGNMQALDGAGMVNQSPFQAFTFVSNHDSGPPDYEKLAYAYILTYEGYPRVYSNRISVDDDDIRNLLWIRNNLASGGSQTRHVDQDLYVYEREGNLLVGLNRASGQRSKWVPTSWTNQTLNDYSGNAGNISTNGDSWVQITVPATSWVCYAPE; encoded by the coding sequence ATGAATCGACCCCGAATTACCGGCAGTAAGCAGGCGTCTCGGCGAACCGTTCTGAAAGGAATCGGAGTGCTCGGTGCCGCAGTATTCGGCACCGCCGCCTCAGTCGGCAGTAGCGCGGCTGTCGGCGATAGCGCGGTGTACCAGTACTACCACACAGACTGGACAGAGATCACAGCGACGCTGGAAACAGTCGCACAACAGGGCTACGACGCGATTCAGGTCCCACCGGCCCAGCGGAGCCGCCTCGACCGGAGCCATCAGAACGGCGTCACCGACCCACCGCTTGGCTATCAGCCCGTCGACCTGACGGATTTCAACAGCGTGTTCGGCACAGAGGACGAGTACGAGGCGATGGTGCAGGAGGCCCACAATCAGGACCTCGACGTCGTCGCCGACGCGGTCATCAACCACATGGCCGCAAACGACGACTTCCGGGACGCGCCGGGCATTACCTTCGCGGACCTCCCCCGGTTCAGCGAACGCGACTTCCACCCGAAAGACGACATTAACTACGACAACCCGGAATCGGTCGAGGACGACTGGCTCGTCGGGCTGAAGGACCTGAAACAGGAGTCCGCGTACGTCCGCGGCGAGTTGCAGGCCTACGTCCAGAAGTACGCGGACCTCGGCGTCGACGGTATTCGCTGGGACGCCGCCAAACACGTCCCCGAGTCGTTTTTCGCCGACTACGCGAACCAGTGGGCCGACGACCTCGATCTCTGGACAGTGGGTGAGGTGCTCGACGGCGATATCGGCGTCTGCCAAGGGTACGCCGACACGGGGATGTCCGTCACCGACTACCCGCTCTATTACACGATGAAAGAGGAGGCGTTCCACAGCGACGGCAACATGCAGGCGCTCGACGGCGCCGGCATGGTGAATCAGTCGCCGTTCCAGGCGTTTACGTTCGTTTCAAACCACGACAGCGGGCCGCCGGACTACGAGAAACTCGCGTACGCCTACATCCTCACGTACGAGGGGTATCCACGCGTGTACAGCAACCGTATCAGCGTCGACGACGACGATATCCGGAACCTCCTCTGGATCCGGAACAACCTCGCGAGCGGCGGCTCACAGACCCGCCACGTCGACCAGGACCTGTACGTCTACGAGCGAGAGGGGAACCTCCTCGTCGGCCTGAACCGTGCGAGCGGCCAGCGGAGCAAGTGGGTCCCCACGAGCTGGACGAACCAGACACTCAATGATTACAGCGGCAACGCGGGCAATATCTCGACCAACGGCGATAGTTGGGTCCAGATCACCGTTCCCGCGACAAGTTGGGTCTGCTACGCACCCGAGTAG